From the genome of Pseudomonas migulae:
GTTATGCACCATCCGATAAAAATTCAACCCATCTATAGCCCATGCAGGATCAGGATTAATCCACCGCCCTAACCACGACGCATAATAGCGATAACCATAATAATGAAGCCCGGTAGCATCTCGCTCCTTACCAGAATAACGCACAAACTTATATTCAACGTCTACTTGAGAGCGCCCCATCCACCAGGCACTTCCTCCATATGGATAATATCCTTCATAGCTGATCAAATCAGCCTCTTCATCCAACTCCAGCGTACTACTACCCAACAGATCATCGAAACTATAACGAAGTTGATCTTTGGCAATTCCAGAGGGCCGACCCTCTTTCCAATGTAATAGGCGAACAGAACAGAGTCCGGTATGCGTTGTGATGACATGCAACACTTCGTCATTGCTATCGGCGCCTTCCGTGCGAATTTCCAGACCGGGCAAATACCGTACCTGCGACTGTCGGGTCACACCTCCCGCCAGCGAAGTGCGAAGTTTGCGAACCCGCATGCCTGCGCTGTCGTAGACGTATCGTTCGCTGTCGTTCTCTGCCCTTGACCGCTGGACCAGGACCACTTCTTCCAATTGGTTGCGAGCCGTCCAGCGCAACGGCTGTCCTGGCGCCAAAACCTTGAGATTGCCGTTTCGATCAAAACTCGCCTCGAAGTCGGGGACTTGCCCTTCAACGTGAGACAGCCCTCGATTGCTGCGATTATCGATGTCCATGAAATGGGTCGGCTTATCGCTGTGACGCTGTTCGAGCCGATTGTCGCCCTCGTCATAACACCAGCTCTGGCTGTAGTTTTGCAGCCGAGCGGGATCTACAGGTGAGATCAGATCGGGCAACCCCGGCCCATTGACGGCTGATGCCACTTCACGCCCCGTGGCGTTGATCAATCGATACAACGTGTCGTAACCATAGCGACTGATCGGATCGATACGTTGATTGGCAAACCAGGTGACGGGTTGCGATTCATCCGTCATCTCGAGGATGTTGCCCACCGCATCATAGTCGTAGCGCAAATCCTGCAGGCGTCGCTGACCTTTGACAGTAAGCAACTGCTGCAACCTGCCATCGGCAGGATCGTAAACCCGGGAGCTGGTGACGCCATTGCTCGCTGTTTCACGCTCGATCTGACCGAACGCGTTATAGGCAATGTTGCTGACCAGACACTGCTCGGATTTGCCCATAACAGTCAGCCAAGTGCTCTGCAACTGCCCTTGGAGGGTATAGGAATAGCGCCGGGCATGTCTGGCCGCATCGACCTGTTCCAGTATTTCGCCCGATGCATCGTAGCGCCAAGAAGTGCGGTAGGTTTTTTCCGCCCCCTGCTCTAACAAAATACTCTGTTGATGCTCGTCTTCCGGCCATCCTGGATGATCAAGCTCCGCCAGAAAGCGCCGCGACTCGGAAATCGGCTTCCCTTGAAGGCTGTAATCAGCCACCTCCCGTACACCCGCTGTATCGGCGTGACGAATCAATCGACCGCATTGGTTCCGAGCGATGACGTTAGGTTCGGATGCTCCGTAATACACGCGCTCCACAGAGTGCAAAGCAGCATTGGCGGACGCTTGTTCGATACTTGATGGCCTGCCCATCAAGTCGTACCCAAAGCACGTTGTATTGCCTGCGCCATCCCAGTTCTGGTGGACCTGTCCGGCTTCGTCCTGCAAGACCAATCGCCATCCCGCATCGACACTGACTGTCAACAACGACTGACCGGACAAATCCGGTACGACTGTCAGCGACGATATCGGGTTACTTCCCGAGCCCAATCGGGGGTCCCAATGAGCAACGGATCGTCCCGCCACATCAAACGTTTCACGCGTCACACGCGACTCGGGCCGCACATCAGCGCTTGTCTTGAGGTAGTAGGCAACAGAGGCGACGGCCAACCCACGAGGGTCGACCACTTCCAGCTTCGGTGTATTTCGATGCAAGGTATGACCGGATTCCATGTCCAGACTCTCGATGCGCAATCATTCGAGGTTAGATCAACCTGCCGCGGTTCGCCGGATTCCGGGAACAATCCGGCAATTCGCGCGGCCAAGTCTGCTCCTTCCCGCTGATCCTCACGCAACCCCAACGACCGGCTCATTCCACCACCCCTATATTGAATTCCAGCGGCTTGGCGGCTTTCTGCCCGATCCCGTACCAGTCCAGTTTGCGGGTCAGCACCATGAACACGCCCAGCAACCCGAACAGCAGCAACGAGCCCATCAGCAGCGCGTAATCCTCGGCACTCAACAAGCCGTAGAGCAAGCCATACAACGCCGCCAATCCCGCCGAAAAACTCAAGCCGTGGCGCACGCTGCGCAGCACGTGGCAAACATAAAAGCCGATCAACAACACACAACCGCTCGCCGACAACAGATAGGCCAGGGCAAAACCGATGTGTTCGGACAACGACAGCAACAACAAGTAGAAGAACGCCAGCGCCACGCCCACCAACGCGTATTGCACCGGGTGCACGGCCAGGCTTTTCAGGACTTCGAAGAGGAAGAAACCGGCAAAGGTCAGGACGATGAACAGCAGTGCATATTTGATCGCCCGATCGCTTTTCAGGTACTGGTCCACGGGGTCGATGAAGCTCACGCCAAAGCTGCGCCCGTTGAACGCGTCACAGTCGTTGCCGGAAACGCAGCTGCTCAGGGCTTCTTGCAGGTTGGTGGAGAAAAACGTCGTCTGCCAGTTGGCCGTGAAGCCTTGATCGGAGACTTCGCGCTGGGCCGGCAGGTAGTTGCCGATGAAGCTCGGATGCGGCCAGTTGGCGGCCAGCGAGACTTTGCTGGACTTGCCCACCGGAAGGATTTGCAATTGGCCGGTGCCTTGCAAGCGCAGGTCGAAACCGAAAGCCAGCTCTGTGGCTTGCGTAGTGTTCAGTGCGGGCAGCGTTACGTGCACACCCTCGCCCAACCAGCCCACCTGACTGCCGGGAATGAAGTCCAGGCGCTGGTCATTGAGTTCCAGTTTCAAGGCATTCTCGATGCCACGGATGTCGCTGATCCCGACCGCGAGAAACGGCAGGTCGAACTGGTAATCCGCAAAGTCTTCCTTGATGCCCAGTTGTGCCGGGACCGAGAAGTGCCCGCTGATGTGGTTGTCGGCGTGGAACAGCCGCGCCTCGTAGATGCCCCGGGAACGCAGTTCAGTCTGGACCTGTCCCTCGAGCTCGAAACGCTCCGGCAGGAAATACAAACGACCGCGTTCTTCGCCGACTTCCTGATAGCGCTCGTTGGTTTTTTCGTTGAGTTTCCAGGTGCGCACCACTTTGCGATACGGCACCACCATCAACGGTCCGCTCAGTCGCTGGCTGTAGCTGGAGCTGCGCGCGATGTCTTCAAGCACACCGTCGCGCAGTTGCTGACGGTCCTGGATCACGCCGTCGATCATCAGCAACGGGATCAGCAACAACAGAATCAGCAGGGCAATCGCCCCGAGTTTTATAGTCAGATTTCGGTTCATGGGACTCTCCCTGTTTGGATGGGGAGAGTCTGGGAGCGGAGTGTGAGGGGTTTATGGAGGGAATATGGAGAGTGTGTGGAGACTGGACCGGCCTCTTCGCGAGCAAGCCCGCTCCCACATTCGATCTTCAGCGAACATGGATTTTGTGTACGGCCGAGATCAAATGTGGGAGCGGGCTTGCTCGCGAATGCCGCAACTCGGTCCTAAGCCAGCCGCAACGTCACTTCAACCCCACCCTCAACATTGCCGATACTCAATGTCCCACCATGCAACTTCACCACTTCTTCCACAAAGTTAAGCCCCAACCCCGTGCTTTTGCGCCCGCTGTCCGGACGCGGCAAGGAATAAAAGCGCTCACTCAATCGCGGCAACGCGTAGTCGGGAATGGCCTCGGCCTGGTTGAACAGTTTGAATTCAATCTGCTCCCCGACCTTCGCGGCGCTGAATCGCAGCACGCCCTTGGCCGGCGTGAAATCCAAGGCATTTTCCAGCAGATTTCCCAGCGCCTGACGCAACAGAAAGGGTTCACCGATCAGCGCCAGATCCGCCGGAATCGCCTGCTCCACCCGCAACTGCTTGCCTTCGATGCGCGCGGCCTGCGCATTCAGCAACTCATCGACCAGACTCGCCAACGGCACGGCCACCCGCTCTTCCAGGCCCTGGCGCTGCTCGACCTGAGCCAGATTCAGCAGTCGCTCGATCAACTGCTGCATCCGCACGCTTTCGCTGTCGATGTTGCTGACGAAACGCTGCTGTTGAGCCAGCGGCATCTCACCCTGCAGCAACTCCGCCGCGCCGCGAATCGCCGCCAGCGGGCTCTTCAGTTCATGGGTCAGCGTGTGCACATAACGCTCGACGTAAGCCTTGCCTTCCAGCTGTGTGCGCATCTGTTCCACCGCGGTCGCCAGTTGCTCCATCTCGCCGCCGCGATAATGCGGAACCTCGACCCGCCGGCCTTCACTCACGGCTTTCGCATAAGCGGTCAAGCGCCGCAGCGCCGCGCTGAGCCACCACGACAGCAGCGCGCCGAACAGCAAGCCGAGGCCGATCAGTCCGGCGCCATACGCGAGCAATCGACGCTCGGTGCGATCGACGTAAGGCTGTAATGAGCTGTTGGGTTTGGCGACCGTGACCACGCCAATGATCTGGCCGTTGTCGCGGATCGGTGCGCCGACGTGCATCACCGAGGAGCTGGCATCGTTCGGATCGCTGCGACTGGAGCGGGCGCCGTACTCGCCGCGCAGGGTCAGCAAAACATCGTTCCAGCGCGAGTAATCCTGGCCCACCGCCATGCCGCTGGAGTCAAGGACGACGATGCCCTTCGCGTCAGTGACGTAGATCCGGTGGTTGACCTGATTCTTCGGCAGCCCCCAGATATTGGCCTTTGGCTGACGCTCGCCGTAGGCCCTGAGCAGTTCCGGCCAGCGGTTCTGGTTGAGCGTGCCGGCCTTGAAGTCGTCGCGCAGGATTTCGGCCATCAGGTTGGCAGTGTCGACCAGGGTTTCTTCGGTGGACTGACGCACGCCTGGGCGGATTTCTTCCATCACGGTGCTGAGCACGAAGTAACCCGTCAGGCCGATGAACAGCACATAGACCAGAAAAATCCGGATCCCCAATGGCATCAGCTGTGTCCCGGGCTGTAGCTGTAGCCGAGGCCGCGATGGGTCTGAATCGGCTCGGCGTCGGCCTTCACCAGGCGCAACTTGGCGCGCACGCTCTTGATGTGGCTGTCGATGCTGCGCTCGTACCCGGCATCGGCGGCGACGCCCAGCGAATCGAGCAATTGCTCGCGGCTGAAGACGCGTTCAGGTTGTTCGAGCAGGCATTGCAGCAGACGGAATTCGTGGCGCGTCAGGGTCAGCAACTGGCCGCGATAGCTGATCTGCACGCGCTCACTGTCGATGCGAAACAGTGTCGATGCGACCTCGGCCACCGCACGCGGCACCATGCGCTTGAGGATGGCCCGAACGCGCGCTGCCACTTCCCGTGGGCTGAACGGCTTGACCACGTAATCGTCGGCGCCGATTTCCAGGCCCACGACCCGATCGATTTCCGCATCGCGAGCACTGAGGAAAATCACCGGCACGTCGCTGAAACGCCGCAGTTGCTTGCAGGTTTCGAAGCCACTGATGTCGGGCAGACCGATGTCGAGAATGATCAGGTCGGCGGGTGTCTGCCGTTGAAAATCCAGCGCGGCGGCGCCCAGGCTCAGCCACGTAGTGGTGAACCCCTCGCCCTGCAAGGCGAAAATCAGGGTGTCGGCAATCGCCGCTTCGTCTTCGACAATCAGGATATGAGGCATGGCGTCCGAGCCCGGCAGTTGAGTGGGCGAACGGTGCCCCAAGCCTCACCTCACGTCAATGAGACCACTTGAAATCAGCAGTCGGGCTTGTCGGCGGTGAAACGCCGCGCCGGGTTCACGGCCGCGCCGAATTCACGCAGGGCTTTGGCGCCGATCAGCAGCGGGTAGTTGAAGCTGCTGCGGTCGGTCAGGTTGACCTCGACGGTGCGCTTGACGTTGCCCAGGCACAGTTCCAGATCGACCACCGGACGCTTGGTGGGCGCCGCTGCATCTTCATCCTCGTCTTCTTCGGAGCGGGTCTTGATCTTGCTGATCCGCGCGACCTTGTGCTCGTAGACCTTGTTGCTCGCATCTTTGGTAGCGAGGCGGAAGCGCACCCACTCATCGCCGTCGCGGGTGAAGGTTTCGATGTCCTTGGCCGACAGCGACGCGGTCAGGGCGCCGGTGTCCATTTTGGCCTTGAGGACTTCGCCGCCGATTTCCGGCAGCGCAATGTATTCGTAGCGCCCATACAGGGTCGGCTCGGCGGCCAGGACCGGCAGGGCCACGAGGGAAAGCAGTGCGAGGAGGGATTTCACGTGATGGATGTCCTTGGGAGATGGGCAGCGGAATTTTAGACCGTCAGTGAGCAATTCGTTCGTTCTTGAGATCGCATCGCGGGCAAGCCCGCTCCCACAGGGTTTTGTGTCACACCGTAACCCCGTGAGCGATACAAAAACCTGTGGGAGCGGGCTTGCCGCGAAGGGACCAGAACAGTCACTGGAGCAATTTGATCCGAATGGCATCAAATATACCGAAACAAAGGTGAAACATTCGTCACCACCGATTTGGCCTGTCGCCCGAAGCTGCTTATCATGGCGCGCCCAAACGCTTTCAAGAGTTACTTATGCGCCGCCTGCTCACCGGCTGTTTCGTTACGCTGCTGCTGTTACTCAACACCCTGGTCCTGTTCGGGCCGCTGATGGTGTTTGCCCTGCTCAAACTGGTCCTGCCCGGCCGCTGGCGTGATTACGCATCAACAGCGGTGATGTGGATCGCCGAGACCTGGGCCGAGATCGACAAGCTGATCTTCCACCTGTGCATCCCCACGCAGTGGGACATTCGCGGCGGCGATGACTTGCGTCGCGATACCTCTTATCTGGTGATCAGCAACCATCAATCCTGGGTCGATATCCCGGCGCTGATCCAGACACTCAACCGGCGCACGCCGTTTTTCAAATTCTTCCTCAAGAAAGAACTGATCTGGGTACCGTTCCTGGGCCTGGCGTGGTGGGCGCTGGATTACCCGTTCATGAAGCGCTACACCAAGGCCTTCCTGGCGAAAAACCCGACGCTGGCGGGCAAGGACCTGGAGATCACCAAAGCGGCGTGCGAACTGTTCAAGCGCCAGCCGGTGACGGTGGTTAATTACCTCGAAGGCACCCGCTACACCTCGGCGAAAAGCACTCAGCAACAGTCACCGTTCACCCATCTGCTCAAACCCAAGGCGGGCGGTGTCGCGTTTGTGCTGGCAGCGATGGGTGAACAGCTGGACGCCATTCTCGATGTGACGGTGGTGTATCCGCAGCGGAAGATTCCGGGGTTCTGGGATTTGATCAGCGGCAACGTGCCGAGGGTCATCATCGACATCAACACCCGCGAACTCGACCCGGCACTGTGGCAGGGTGATTACGAGAATGATGCGGTGTTTCGCGAGACGGTCCAGAATTGGGTCAACCAGCTCTGGATCGAGAAGGACCGGCGCATCGACGCCTTGCGCGCCGAACGCCCCTGAATCAGCTGCCGGCGCCCCAGATTCCGCCCAGGCTCTGCAGCAGCGAACCGCCCACGCCCTGCTGACCGAGGTATTGCAGAATCACCGGGGCGAACTGGCCGATCATGCCGCTGTCCATGCCCAGCGCGCTGAACGCGTTGTTCAGGTCGTTGGTGTCCTTGACGTTGCCCAGCGCGTTATCCAGACCGGCTGCCTTGCCACTCGAACCGAGCAAACCGGCGAGCGCACCCAGTTCACCACCGCCCGACAACTGGTCGATGCCCGGTACGTTTTTAGCCAGTTCCGAATAGTCGGTCGAACTCAACTGGTTCTTCGCCAACCCCAACATTGCCCCGGTGCCACCGACGGCTTGTTGCGGTGTCACATTCAATTGGCTGAGCGCCCCCAGCAGACCGGCCGTTTCAGACGTCGGCGCTGCGGCTGTGGCGGCGTTCTCGCCCTTCATGCCGGAAATGGCATTGGCCGCATCGCTCAGGCTGAACTGAGCAAAGACCGGGCTGGCCGCCAGGGTCATGAGCGATGCCAGTGCAAAACCGCGTGAAATCTTCATCCAGACATCCTCTTGCGCTGTGAAAACCACCCGTCAATGGGGCGGAGAAACTGCCGGTTTGACCGGGTATCTGTCGGCATGTTCCTCGCCTGCGCATCCATTTTCACCATCACCACGTATATCAAACGTGAAACCCGGATGCCCCGCGATGACTGGCACAACCGCTGTCGCTGAACGAGCCTGTGAACAACAGCCCGAGTCCCGCTGCCGAAGGCGGCGATTTTTTAGATCACTTTCTACCAGTTGACGGTAATAAGCATTTCAAATTGAACTAGATACCTGTCAGATCTGACAGTAGGCAGCATTCATTAGCAAAGCGAACATCTGCTCCCACCCTGTAACGGAGTACAAATGATGAAGCTGAAAATTGCCACTGGTATCCTGGTTAGCCTGATGATGAGCACCGCCTATGCAGCAACTTGCCCGACGCTCTCGATGAGCCACTCTCAAGGCGGCGAAGAACTGACCTTCACCTCGGCACGCCTTAAAGACAAAGACACTCCCGATT
Proteins encoded in this window:
- a CDS encoding RHS repeat domain-containing protein; amino-acid sequence: MESGHTLHRNTPKLEVVDPRGLAVASVAYYLKTSADVRPESRVTRETFDVAGRSVAHWDPRLGSGSNPISSLTVVPDLSGQSLLTVSVDAGWRLVLQDEAGQVHQNWDGAGNTTCFGYDLMGRPSSIEQASANAALHSVERVYYGASEPNVIARNQCGRLIRHADTAGVREVADYSLQGKPISESRRFLAELDHPGWPEDEHQQSILLEQGAEKTYRTSWRYDASGEILEQVDAARHARRYSYTLQGQLQSTWLTVMGKSEQCLVSNIAYNAFGQIERETASNGVTSSRVYDPADGRLQQLLTVKGQRRLQDLRYDYDAVGNILEMTDESQPVTWFANQRIDPISRYGYDTLYRLINATGREVASAVNGPGLPDLISPVDPARLQNYSQSWCYDEGDNRLEQRHSDKPTHFMDIDNRSNRGLSHVEGQVPDFEASFDRNGNLKVLAPGQPLRWTARNQLEEVVLVQRSRAENDSERYVYDSAGMRVRKLRTSLAGGVTRQSQVRYLPGLEIRTEGADSNDEVLHVITTHTGLCSVRLLHWKEGRPSGIAKDQLRYSFDDLLGSSTLELDEEADLISYEGYYPYGGSAWWMGRSQVDVEYKFVRYSGKERDATGLHYYGYRYYASWLGRWINPDPAWAIDGLNFYRMVHNNPMSHGDKDGLYTGTGDVHERGVEISHKILGRGRGGQTVQTNALLDRGFEVAHGALNKTIEELESGTGMDSRLNEVYGPGEGVRLKSSLLTWFKTLKKDFISYKEGRKKDQFVFVEARKAGHERSAFISPRDEHRRIFIDLRSVADAGGVLMFAMTLIHEVSHHALGTHDFYYYRRDPFLKQNTNDFMRGLKFEAEVASEGRLNSSDEVVNNITDLFEKNKLSADELKSMFGTSALSAVSQGIRNNVHYRSRALFYNADSFALTAMLSGGASISASSQNVRKSVFEPEPDY
- the creD gene encoding cell envelope integrity protein CreD, whose protein sequence is MNRNLTIKLGAIALLILLLLIPLLMIDGVIQDRQQLRDGVLEDIARSSSYSQRLSGPLMVVPYRKVVRTWKLNEKTNERYQEVGEERGRLYFLPERFELEGQVQTELRSRGIYEARLFHADNHISGHFSVPAQLGIKEDFADYQFDLPFLAVGISDIRGIENALKLELNDQRLDFIPGSQVGWLGEGVHVTLPALNTTQATELAFGFDLRLQGTGQLQILPVGKSSKVSLAANWPHPSFIGNYLPAQREVSDQGFTANWQTTFFSTNLQEALSSCVSGNDCDAFNGRSFGVSFIDPVDQYLKSDRAIKYALLFIVLTFAGFFLFEVLKSLAVHPVQYALVGVALAFFYLLLLSLSEHIGFALAYLLSASGCVLLIGFYVCHVLRSVRHGLSFSAGLAALYGLLYGLLSAEDYALLMGSLLLFGLLGVFMVLTRKLDWYGIGQKAAKPLEFNIGVVE
- the creC gene encoding two-component system sensor histidine kinase CreC, translating into MPLGIRIFLVYVLFIGLTGYFVLSTVMEEIRPGVRQSTEETLVDTANLMAEILRDDFKAGTLNQNRWPELLRAYGERQPKANIWGLPKNQVNHRIYVTDAKGIVVLDSSGMAVGQDYSRWNDVLLTLRGEYGARSSRSDPNDASSSVMHVGAPIRDNGQIIGVVTVAKPNSSLQPYVDRTERRLLAYGAGLIGLGLLFGALLSWWLSAALRRLTAYAKAVSEGRRVEVPHYRGGEMEQLATAVEQMRTQLEGKAYVERYVHTLTHELKSPLAAIRGAAELLQGEMPLAQQQRFVSNIDSESVRMQQLIERLLNLAQVEQRQGLEERVAVPLASLVDELLNAQAARIEGKQLRVEQAIPADLALIGEPFLLRQALGNLLENALDFTPAKGVLRFSAAKVGEQIEFKLFNQAEAIPDYALPRLSERFYSLPRPDSGRKSTGLGLNFVEEVVKLHGGTLSIGNVEGGVEVTLRLA
- the creB gene encoding two-component system response regulator CreB, with amino-acid sequence MPHILIVEDEAAIADTLIFALQGEGFTTTWLSLGAAALDFQRQTPADLIILDIGLPDISGFETCKQLRRFSDVPVIFLSARDAEIDRVVGLEIGADDYVVKPFSPREVAARVRAILKRMVPRAVAEVASTLFRIDSERVQISYRGQLLTLTRHEFRLLQCLLEQPERVFSREQLLDSLGVAADAGYERSIDSHIKSVRAKLRLVKADAEPIQTHRGLGYSYSPGHS
- a CDS encoding ATP-dependent zinc protease family protein codes for the protein MKSLLALLSLVALPVLAAEPTLYGRYEYIALPEIGGEVLKAKMDTGALTASLSAKDIETFTRDGDEWVRFRLATKDASNKVYEHKVARISKIKTRSEEDEDEDAAAPTKRPVVDLELCLGNVKRTVEVNLTDRSSFNYPLLIGAKALREFGAAVNPARRFTADKPDC
- a CDS encoding acyltransferase, whose amino-acid sequence is MRRLLTGCFVTLLLLLNTLVLFGPLMVFALLKLVLPGRWRDYASTAVMWIAETWAEIDKLIFHLCIPTQWDIRGGDDLRRDTSYLVISNHQSWVDIPALIQTLNRRTPFFKFFLKKELIWVPFLGLAWWALDYPFMKRYTKAFLAKNPTLAGKDLEITKAACELFKRQPVTVVNYLEGTRYTSAKSTQQQSPFTHLLKPKAGGVAFVLAAMGEQLDAILDVTVVYPQRKIPGFWDLISGNVPRVIIDINTRELDPALWQGDYENDAVFRETVQNWVNQLWIEKDRRIDALRAERP
- a CDS encoding DUF2780 domain-containing protein, encoding MKISRGFALASLMTLAASPVFAQFSLSDAANAISGMKGENAATAAAPTSETAGLLGALSQLNVTPQQAVGGTGAMLGLAKNQLSSTDYSELAKNVPGIDQLSGGGELGALAGLLGSSGKAAGLDNALGNVKDTNDLNNAFSALGMDSGMIGQFAPVILQYLGQQGVGGSLLQSLGGIWGAGS